In one Solidesulfovibrio fructosivorans JJ] genomic region, the following are encoded:
- a CDS encoding ribosome maturation factor RimP, which translates to MQRTSIVPEKIRELISPFLTAKGLAVWGVELAASGHRQLVRLYLDLADDVVRTPERRGVTIDECATVSRHLGTLLEMEDLFHGPYVLEVSSPGFGRRFFSADQLPAYIGEAIEAKLAAPRDGRKRFRGKLSAVDGSRVTMTVNPGPQAFSLSFEFDEADKVRLIHAFDAISEGEAADGDA; encoded by the coding sequence ATGCAGCGAACAAGCATCGTGCCGGAAAAAATTCGGGAACTGATTTCCCCGTTCCTCACCGCCAAGGGCCTTGCCGTCTGGGGCGTGGAACTGGCTGCGTCCGGCCATCGCCAGCTTGTGCGCCTCTACCTCGACCTCGCCGACGACGTCGTGCGCACGCCGGAACGCCGGGGCGTGACCATTGACGAATGCGCCACGGTCAGCCGCCATCTGGGCACGCTGCTCGAGATGGAAGACCTCTTTCACGGCCCTTACGTGCTGGAGGTGTCCTCGCCGGGCTTTGGCCGCCGTTTTTTCTCAGCCGACCAGCTGCCGGCCTATATCGGGGAGGCCATCGAGGCCAAACTCGCCGCGCCCCGGGACGGGCGCAAGCGTTTCCGGGGAAAGCTCTCGGCGGTCGACGGTTCGCGCGTCACCATGACGGTGAATCCCGGGCCGCAGGCGTTTTCGCTGTCTTTTGAATTCGACGAGGCGGACAAGGTCCGCCTGATCCACGCCTTTGACGCCATTTCCGAAGGAGAGGCCGCGGACGGCGACGCTTAA
- the nusA gene encoding transcription termination factor NusA, with protein sequence MTELKKAIDQISKDRGIDRDLLIDTLEEAVRSSVIRKYGENLDVEVSYNDEQGEIEVYQFKVVVEDDDVADPAAEICLSDARAIDPNVALDDEMGFKLTVENLGRIAAQSAKQVIIQRMRDAEQEIIYEEYKDRKGEIISGIIQRRDRTGWIINLGRTEALLPKEEQIPRERYKRGDRVQAYIIEVLPSGRGPQIIVSRTHADYMKALFAREVPEVSDGTVKIVGVARDPGSRAKVAVVSKDRDVDPVGACVGIRGSRIQNIVQELRGERIDIVVWNPEIATYAANALSPSRVTRISVDEDEKALEVVVSDDQLNLAIGRKGQNVKLAAKLLGWKIDIFTESRFREVNASKKFLEQLASVAEIPVDNILAAGFESMEQLAEAPDEAIDAISGMTPSKRDDLRAALKLMGAVAARSEEADAEEDAVAEIPAEDAEAPAEGETPPAAEAEAPASEEASEPEADTEAASAADNEPETDATR encoded by the coding sequence ATGACGGAACTGAAAAAAGCCATCGATCAGATCAGCAAGGATCGGGGCATCGACCGCGATCTGCTGATCGACACCCTGGAGGAGGCCGTACGCTCGTCGGTCATCCGCAAATACGGCGAGAACCTCGACGTCGAGGTCAGCTACAACGACGAACAGGGCGAGATCGAGGTGTACCAGTTCAAGGTCGTGGTGGAAGACGACGACGTGGCCGATCCGGCGGCGGAAATCTGCCTGTCCGACGCACGGGCCATCGATCCCAACGTGGCCCTCGACGATGAAATGGGCTTCAAGCTCACGGTGGAAAACCTCGGCCGCATCGCCGCCCAGTCGGCCAAACAGGTGATCATCCAGCGCATGCGCGACGCCGAGCAGGAAATCATCTACGAGGAATACAAGGACAGAAAGGGCGAGATCATTTCCGGCATCATCCAGCGCCGCGACCGCACCGGTTGGATCATCAACCTCGGCCGCACCGAGGCGCTTTTGCCCAAGGAAGAGCAGATCCCCCGCGAGCGCTACAAGCGCGGCGACCGGGTCCAGGCCTACATCATCGAAGTCCTGCCCTCCGGGCGCGGCCCCCAGATCATCGTGTCGCGCACCCATGCCGACTACATGAAGGCCCTTTTCGCCCGCGAGGTGCCGGAAGTCTCGGACGGCACGGTCAAGATCGTGGGCGTGGCCCGCGATCCCGGCTCCCGGGCCAAGGTGGCCGTGGTGTCCAAGGACCGCGACGTCGATCCCGTGGGCGCCTGCGTCGGCATCCGCGGCTCGCGCATCCAGAACATCGTGCAGGAGCTGCGCGGCGAACGCATCGACATCGTGGTCTGGAACCCCGAAATCGCCACCTACGCCGCCAACGCCCTGTCCCCGTCCCGGGTGACCCGAATTTCCGTCGACGAAGACGAAAAGGCCCTGGAAGTCGTGGTTTCCGACGACCAGCTCAACCTCGCCATCGGCCGCAAAGGCCAGAACGTCAAGCTCGCGGCCAAGCTCCTCGGCTGGAAGATCGACATCTTCACCGAGTCCCGCTTCCGCGAGGTCAACGCCTCCAAGAAGTTCCTGGAGCAGCTGGCGAGCGTGGCCGAGATTCCCGTGGACAACATCCTGGCCGCCGGTTTCGAGTCCATGGAACAGCTGGCCGAAGCGCCCGACGAGGCCATCGACGCCATCAGCGGCATGACGCCGTCCAAGCGCGACGACCTGCGCGCGGCGCTCAAGCTCATGGGCGCGGTGGCCGCCCGCAGCGAGGAAGCCGACGCCGAGGAAGACGCTGTCGCGGAAATCCCGGCCGAGGACGCGGAAGCTCCCGCCGAGGGCGAGACGCCGCCGGCCGCCGAGGCCGAGGCTCCGGCGTCCGAAGAGGCGTCCGAGCCCGAGGCGGACACGGAAGCCGCGAGCGCGGCGGACAACGAACCGGAGACGGACGCAACCCGATGA
- a CDS encoding YlxR family protein, with amino-acid sequence MCVICRGRFPKSALRRHVAAATGDARLVPDPRAVMPGRGHYLCANPECAEKFSKYSGRPRRRRGGNGE; translated from the coding sequence ATGTGCGTCATCTGCCGAGGGCGGTTTCCCAAAAGCGCATTGCGCCGCCATGTCGCGGCCGCGACCGGCGACGCCCGCTTGGTGCCCGATCCCCGGGCCGTCATGCCGGGACGGGGGCACTATCTCTGCGCCAACCCCGAATGCGCCGAGAAATTTTCGAAATACTCCGGGCGGCCCAGGCGCCGGAGGGGGGGGAATGGTGAATAA
- the infB gene encoding translation initiation factor IF-2 has product MVNKIRLKDITKELGIGNKELLQILRELGIQVKSQMGTLTDEEAGQVRARVRQGQAARTQIIDTEVQPGVIVRRRKAAPTPPPAPPATEKAPESATPPAAPGPEVEEPLERVAEQAAGETPEARPEEAAEAPREASGKPVIMETARVVRPAGAPAPEAPEVEAAAPEEPEVPETPEAEVEVEERQAASASETTEAVAETPEAPEATAGETPAEAQEASKAPEEAAAEPGEKDRRKPRRPEPSSAPKVRIISMPDPKKTPPPAPRRPAGEAPRPGSRPGPGGRPGPGAPRFGEGPRPAGRPVPGMPPAPGDDASKKRKKDRRVVEFSPQATEDQRRRAGLGAGKGGKRNAGDVQDRTGGRMGGKFKRKKNRDDFLQTKVDAGAQPMKAAKRKIRMEETIRVSDLAKQMGAKAQDLIKVLLGLGALVTINQSLDVETATLAASEFGFEVEKFGFSEDDYLIASEADKPEDLRPRPPVVTIMGHVDHGKTSLLDAIRASNVVSGEAGGITQHIGAYHVSTSRGDIVFLDTPGHEAFTAMRARGAQVTDIVVLVVAADDGVMDQTREAVNHSKAAGVPIVVAVNKIDKPDANPDRVKRELGELGLVPEDWGGDTIFANVSAKQKLGLDELLEMILLQAEVLQLKANPDKRARGHIVEARLDKGRGPVASVLIQEGTLHQGDAFVCGVFSGRVRAMFDDQGHKIKEAGPAIPVEVQGFEGVPEAGDEFVGVEDDKVARRIADDRAIKQRERELGKASKVTLETFLASRPEAEALTLNLVLKADVQGSLEAITDALNKLSTDKVKVEIIHTGAGAITESDILLASASDAIIIGFNVRPTIKVKEMAERESVDIRFYDIIYKLVGEIKDAMSGMLAPVIREQYLGQAEVRDTFSVPKVGTVAGCGVLDGKLTRNAGVRLVRDGVVVYTGKLASLRRFKDDVKEVTKGYECGVGLENFNDIKVGDVIEAFESVEEKATL; this is encoded by the coding sequence ATGGTGAATAAGATCAGACTCAAGGACATTACCAAAGAGCTGGGCATCGGCAACAAGGAGCTGCTGCAGATCCTGCGGGAGCTCGGCATCCAGGTCAAAAGCCAGATGGGCACCCTGACCGACGAGGAAGCCGGCCAAGTGCGCGCCCGTGTGCGCCAGGGCCAAGCCGCCCGCACCCAGATCATCGATACCGAAGTGCAGCCAGGCGTCATCGTCCGTCGCCGCAAGGCCGCCCCGACTCCGCCCCCCGCGCCGCCCGCGACCGAAAAAGCGCCCGAATCCGCAACGCCCCCAGCAGCACCGGGACCGGAGGTCGAGGAACCCTTGGAGCGCGTAGCCGAGCAGGCCGCGGGCGAAACGCCCGAGGCCAGGCCGGAAGAAGCCGCCGAAGCGCCCCGCGAGGCGTCGGGCAAGCCCGTTATCATGGAGACCGCCCGGGTCGTGCGCCCGGCCGGCGCGCCCGCTCCCGAAGCGCCCGAGGTCGAAGCGGCGGCTCCCGAGGAGCCCGAGGTTCCCGAGACGCCCGAGGCCGAGGTCGAGGTCGAGGAACGGCAGGCCGCGTCCGCCTCCGAGACGACGGAAGCGGTCGCCGAAACGCCCGAAGCTCCCGAAGCCACGGCCGGGGAAACGCCCGCCGAGGCCCAGGAAGCGTCCAAGGCGCCCGAAGAGGCCGCGGCCGAGCCCGGCGAGAAGGACCGCCGCAAACCCCGGCGGCCCGAGCCTTCGTCCGCGCCCAAAGTGCGCATCATTTCCATGCCCGACCCGAAAAAGACGCCTCCACCAGCGCCCCGGCGACCGGCCGGCGAAGCGCCCCGTCCGGGCAGCCGGCCTGGTCCCGGCGGTCGGCCGGGCCCAGGCGCTCCGCGTTTTGGTGAGGGTCCCCGTCCCGCCGGACGTCCGGTGCCCGGCATGCCACCGGCTCCCGGCGACGACGCCTCGAAAAAGCGCAAGAAGGATCGCCGGGTGGTGGAGTTCTCCCCCCAGGCAACCGAGGACCAGCGCCGCAGGGCCGGTCTTGGCGCGGGCAAGGGCGGCAAGCGCAACGCCGGCGACGTCCAGGACCGCACCGGCGGCCGTATGGGCGGCAAGTTCAAGCGCAAGAAAAACCGCGACGATTTCCTCCAGACCAAGGTCGACGCCGGCGCCCAGCCCATGAAGGCGGCCAAGCGCAAGATCCGCATGGAGGAAACCATCCGGGTCTCCGACCTGGCCAAGCAGATGGGCGCCAAGGCCCAGGACCTCATCAAGGTCCTGCTCGGCCTCGGGGCGCTGGTGACCATCAACCAGTCCCTGGACGTCGAGACCGCCACCCTGGCCGCGTCCGAATTCGGCTTCGAGGTGGAAAAGTTCGGCTTCTCCGAGGACGACTACCTCATCGCCTCCGAGGCGGACAAGCCCGAGGACTTGCGGCCCCGTCCCCCGGTCGTCACCATCATGGGCCACGTCGACCACGGCAAGACGTCGCTGCTCGACGCCATCCGGGCCTCCAACGTGGTCTCCGGCGAGGCCGGCGGCATCACCCAGCATATCGGCGCCTACCACGTGAGCACCAGCCGGGGCGACATCGTCTTCCTCGACACGCCGGGCCACGAGGCGTTTACGGCCATGCGCGCCCGCGGCGCCCAGGTCACGGACATCGTGGTCCTGGTCGTGGCCGCCGACGACGGCGTCATGGATCAGACCCGCGAGGCGGTCAACCACTCCAAGGCCGCAGGCGTGCCCATCGTGGTCGCGGTCAACAAGATCGACAAGCCCGACGCCAACCCCGACCGCGTCAAGCGCGAACTGGGCGAGTTGGGGCTCGTGCCCGAGGATTGGGGCGGCGACACCATCTTCGCCAACGTTTCGGCCAAACAAAAACTCGGCCTCGACGAACTGCTCGAGATGATCCTGCTCCAGGCCGAGGTGCTGCAGCTCAAGGCCAACCCGGACAAGCGCGCCCGGGGCCACATCGTCGAGGCGCGCCTGGACAAGGGCCGCGGCCCGGTGGCCTCCGTGCTCATCCAGGAAGGCACCCTGCACCAGGGCGACGCCTTCGTGTGCGGCGTGTTCTCCGGCCGCGTGCGGGCCATGTTCGACGACCAGGGCCACAAGATCAAGGAAGCCGGCCCGGCCATTCCGGTCGAGGTCCAGGGCTTCGAGGGCGTACCCGAGGCCGGCGACGAGTTCGTCGGGGTCGAGGACGACAAGGTCGCCCGCCGCATCGCCGACGACCGCGCCATCAAGCAGCGCGAGCGCGAGCTCGGCAAGGCCTCCAAGGTCACTCTGGAAACCTTCCTGGCCAGCAGGCCCGAGGCCGAGGCGCTCACCCTCAACCTCGTGCTCAAGGCCGACGTCCAGGGTTCGCTCGAAGCCATCACCGACGCCCTCAACAAGCTCTCCACGGACAAGGTCAAGGTGGAGATCATCCACACCGGCGCGGGCGCGATCACCGAATCCGATATCCTGCTCGCCTCGGCTTCCGACGCCATCATCATCGGCTTCAACGTCCGCCCGACCATCAAGGTCAAGGAGATGGCCGAGCGCGAGAGCGTCGACATCCGCTTCTACGACATCATCTACAAGCTCGTGGGCGAGATCAAGGACGCCATGTCCGGCATGCTCGCCCCGGTCATCCGCGAGCAGTACCTGGGCCAGGCCGAGGTGCGCGACACCTTCAGCGTGCCCAAGGTCGGCACGGTGGCCGGCTGCGGCGTGCTCGACGGCAAGCTGACCCGAAACGCCGGCGTGCGGCTGGTGCGCGACGGCGTGGTCGTCTACACCGGCAAGCTCGCGTCACTGCGGCGCTTCAAGGACGACGTCAAGGAAGTCACCAAGGGCTACGAATGCGGCGTCGGTTTGGAAAACTTCAACGACATCAAGGTCGGCGACGTGATCGAGGCCTTCGAGTCGGTGGAGGAAAAGGCCACTCTGTAA
- a CDS encoding DUF503 domain-containing protein, with protein MVVGVLTLQFTLHGNDSLKGKRRVAQSLKRKLRNKFNVAAAETAMQESWDTLVLAAVTVSSDAAHARGLLQKALNMVVATAEAELVDDDIEILFL; from the coding sequence ATGGTCGTAGGCGTGCTGACCCTCCAGTTCACGTTGCACGGCAACGATTCGCTCAAGGGCAAGCGGCGCGTGGCCCAAAGCCTCAAGCGCAAGCTGCGCAACAAGTTCAACGTGGCCGCCGCAGAAACGGCCATGCAGGAATCCTGGGACACCCTCGTCCTGGCCGCGGTCACCGTCTCCTCGGACGCCGCCCATGCCAGGGGCCTGCTCCAGAAAGCCCTCAACATGGTCGTGGCCACGGCCGAAGCCGAACTCGTCGACGACGACATCGAGATTCTTTTCCTGTAA
- the rbfA gene encoding 30S ribosome-binding factor RbfA, with the protein MKAKPSRRSSRLADQIAREMALALAEDVQDPRLELVTISGAALNADLSIARVYYTLSGDEARLAEAAEALEQAKGFLRTLLGKRLRLRAVPQLRFARDTFLEDMVYARPEA; encoded by the coding sequence ATGAAAGCCAAACCTTCGCGCCGCTCCTCCCGCCTGGCCGACCAGATCGCCCGGGAAATGGCCCTCGCCCTGGCCGAGGACGTGCAAGACCCGCGTCTGGAGCTCGTCACCATCAGCGGCGCTGCCTTGAACGCCGACCTGTCCATCGCCCGGGTCTACTACACCTTAAGCGGCGACGAGGCCCGGCTGGCCGAGGCGGCCGAGGCCCTCGAACAGGCCAAGGGGTTTCTGCGCACCCTGCTCGGAAAACGGCTGCGCCTGCGCGCCGTGCCCCAGCTGCGGTTCGCCCGCGACACCTTTCTGGAGGACATGGTCTATGCCCGACCCGAGGCATGA
- a CDS encoding DHH family phosphoesterase, producing the protein MPDPRHEIARRIREGNSFVVAAHASPDGDALGSTAAMGFILEALGKSFALVNDSPVPPQYGWLELPAPLLDVPPDNDYDLAVVLDCGDGPRLGRLETALDPARTVVIDHHLGNPGFGVVNWVDPGHCATGEMVALLAKDLGVPLAGPLAEAIYTALATDTGFFSFSGTSAVCMDIVAEMIRGGLDVGTVGARIKNQWTMNRVRLWSEVLAELCLADHGQVGLIRISQEMFRRTGTGPEDCEGLVNNALRVRGVRAAILARELPEGGVKFSLRSVGAVNIQAVAAAFGGGGHKNAAGGRLDYPLDESANLLVAAVAKAVAEVGIKEHQLDA; encoded by the coding sequence ATGCCCGACCCGAGGCATGAAATCGCCCGCCGGATCCGCGAGGGCAACAGCTTCGTGGTGGCCGCCCATGCCTCTCCGGACGGCGACGCCCTGGGCTCCACCGCCGCCATGGGCTTCATCCTGGAAGCGCTCGGCAAGTCGTTTGCCCTGGTCAACGACTCCCCGGTGCCGCCCCAGTACGGCTGGCTGGAGCTGCCCGCCCCCCTGCTCGACGTGCCCCCGGACAACGACTACGATCTGGCCGTGGTCCTCGACTGCGGCGACGGCCCCCGGCTGGGCCGCCTGGAAACCGCGCTCGACCCGGCCCGCACCGTCGTCATCGACCATCACCTGGGCAACCCCGGTTTCGGCGTGGTCAACTGGGTCGATCCGGGGCACTGCGCCACGGGCGAGATGGTGGCCCTACTCGCCAAGGACCTGGGCGTGCCGCTTGCCGGCCCCCTGGCCGAGGCCATCTATACCGCCCTGGCCACGGACACCGGCTTTTTCAGCTTCAGCGGCACCTCGGCCGTGTGCATGGATATCGTCGCCGAAATGATCCGGGGCGGCCTCGACGTCGGGACCGTGGGCGCGCGCATAAAAAACCAGTGGACCATGAACCGGGTGCGGCTGTGGTCCGAGGTGCTTGCCGAACTGTGCCTGGCCGACCATGGACAGGTGGGGCTTATCAGGATATCGCAAGAAATGTTTCGCCGCACCGGCACCGGCCCCGAGGATTGCGAGGGGCTGGTCAACAACGCGCTTCGGGTGCGCGGCGTGCGCGCCGCGATCCTGGCGCGCGAACTGCCCGAGGGCGGCGTGAAATTTTCCCTGCGTTCGGTCGGCGCCGTCAACATCCAGGCCGTGGCCGCCGCGTTCGGCGGCGGCGGGCATAAAAACGCCGCCGGTGGCAGGCTGGACTATCCCCTGGACGAATCCGCCAATCTTCTCGTCGCGGCCGTGGCCAAGGCCGTGGCCGAGGTTGGGATAAAGGAACATCAGCTTGACGCCTAG
- the truB gene encoding tRNA pseudouridine(55) synthase TruB — translation MTPRTALPQLHGVLVLDKPSGPTSTACLTAIKRLGQKKIGHAGTLDPLAAGVLVVLLGEATKLAPYVMEGEKTYLGQLRLGLSTDTYDIQGAVTAEAAWDHIAPAELAEAIAAWTLETSQEVPPYSAAKHQGKPLYALARKGLDAPVKRKEISVFDAQAVAIDLPSATFRVRVSAGVYIRSLVHSLGKRLGCGAALTALTREASRPFDLTQAHGLDDILAAPETLPERVIPIGQALPHWATVALPADTAALVRQGVRVRAGATYAPGGCALLTDDAGQPLALAKVEETNGTRRWAILRGLFGDPQPARRGGQTVPERTTTPNHGG, via the coding sequence TTGACGCCTAGGACCGCCCTGCCCCAGCTTCACGGCGTGCTGGTGCTCGACAAGCCTTCGGGGCCGACCTCCACCGCCTGCCTGACGGCGATCAAACGCCTGGGGCAAAAAAAGATCGGCCATGCCGGGACCCTCGATCCGTTGGCCGCCGGCGTGCTGGTGGTGCTCCTGGGCGAGGCGACCAAGCTCGCCCCCTACGTCATGGAAGGCGAAAAGACCTATCTGGGGCAACTGCGCCTGGGGCTTTCCACCGACACCTACGACATCCAGGGCGCGGTGACTGCCGAGGCAGCCTGGGACCACATCGCCCCGGCCGAACTCGCCGAAGCCATCGCCGCCTGGACGCTTGAGACAAGCCAGGAGGTGCCGCCCTACTCGGCGGCCAAGCACCAGGGGAAGCCGCTCTACGCCCTGGCCCGCAAGGGCCTGGACGCCCCTGTCAAACGCAAGGAGATTTCCGTTTTCGACGCGCAGGCCGTTGCCATCGACCTGCCGTCGGCGACATTCCGGGTTCGGGTTTCCGCCGGCGTCTACATACGCTCCCTGGTCCACAGCCTGGGGAAGCGACTTGGCTGCGGCGCCGCCCTCACCGCCCTGACCCGGGAAGCCAGCCGTCCCTTCGACCTGACGCAGGCGCATGGCCTGGACGACATCCTGGCCGCCCCGGAAACCCTGCCCGAGCGGGTCATTCCCATCGGACAGGCGCTTCCCCACTGGGCCACCGTTGCCCTGCCCGCCGATACGGCCGCCCTGGTGCGCCAGGGCGTGCGGGTGCGGGCCGGCGCGACGTATGCGCCCGGGGGCTGCGCCCTGCTGACCGACGACGCCGGACAGCCACTGGCGTTGGCCAAGGTCGAGGAGACGAACGGCACGAGAAGGTGGGCCATTTTGCGCGGTCTTTTCGGCGACCCGCAGCCGGCCCGGCGCGGCGGACAAACCGTCCCCGAGCGAACTACCACCCCCAACCATGGAGGATAA
- the rpsO gene encoding 30S ribosomal protein S15, giving the protein MVMTAEDKASVITEHKKHDGDTGSPEVQVALLTARITYLTDHFKSHPKDYHSRTGLLKLVGQRRKLLNYLKKKDIQRYRDLIAKLGLRK; this is encoded by the coding sequence GTGGTTATGACCGCCGAAGATAAAGCAAGCGTCATCACGGAACACAAGAAGCACGACGGCGACACCGGGTCCCCCGAGGTCCAGGTCGCCCTGCTGACGGCGCGCATCACTTACCTGACCGATCACTTCAAGTCCCATCCCAAGGATTACCATTCCCGGACGGGTCTGCTCAAACTGGTCGGCCAGCGCCGGAAACTCTTAAACTACCTGAAGAAAAAGGACATCCAGCGCTACCGCGATTTGATCGCCAAGCTTGGATTGCGCAAGTAG
- the pnp gene encoding polyribonucleotide nucleotidyltransferase: MTLQFDPIRLQANIGGNAVILETGRLANQADGAVWVQSGGTVVLVTACTQVLPEEKGFFPLTVDYQEMSYAAGRIPGSYFRREIGRPSEREVLVCRLIDRPCRPLFPKGFRDEVQIIATVLSADGVVEPDVLALTAASSALHISKIPFEGPIAGGRVGYVDGAFVFNPTVQQMNGESTLNLVFAASRDAVVMVEGGGQFVSEDMLADALEWGHNSVQPLIDLQEELREKAGKPKIAFVPPTPIEELEKLVHATAEAGLKEAFAIKDKMPRREARKAVKQAVVEAVVAAFPDEPTYKAKAGDILADMEKKLLRTLIKETGIRLDGRDTKTVRPIGIEVGVLPRTHGSTIFARGETKSLCVATLGSTGDEQKIETLNGETYKRFMLHYNFPPYCVGEVKPMRGPSRREIGHGALAERSILPVLPGADEFPFTMRVVSQVMESNGSSSMASVCGASLALMDAGVPVKEPVAGIAMGLIKEGDDFLVLTDILGDEDAMGDMDFKVAGTANGVTGIQMDIKITGIPQAVMRQALSQAKEARLHILGRMAEVLAAPRAELSPLAPQLEVVNINPEKIREVIGPGGKNIKAITADTGASIDIEDSGKISIFAPTLDSLAKAKERVLFYDQHADVGANYKGIVRKVIDCGAIIEILPGLEGLCHVSQLDVERVASPADVVKLGQEIEVKVLEEEPSGRIRLSRKAVLNEERGIPYDPADYAKTGAPRRPGGDRDRRGGDRRGGFDRDRGGRDRGPRDRD; this comes from the coding sequence ATGACACTCCAGTTCGATCCCATCCGACTCCAAGCGAACATCGGCGGCAATGCCGTCATTCTCGAAACCGGTCGTCTGGCCAACCAGGCCGACGGCGCCGTCTGGGTCCAGTCCGGCGGCACGGTGGTCCTGGTCACGGCCTGCACCCAGGTCCTGCCCGAGGAGAAAGGCTTCTTCCCGCTCACCGTCGACTACCAGGAAATGTCCTACGCCGCCGGGCGCATTCCGGGCTCGTACTTCCGCCGCGAAATCGGCCGCCCCTCCGAGCGCGAGGTGCTAGTCTGCCGGCTGATCGACCGCCCCTGCCGGCCGCTTTTCCCCAAGGGCTTCCGTGACGAGGTCCAGATCATCGCCACCGTGCTTTCCGCCGACGGCGTGGTCGAGCCCGACGTCCTGGCCCTGACCGCCGCTTCGTCCGCCCTGCACATCTCCAAGATCCCCTTCGAAGGCCCCATCGCCGGCGGCCGCGTGGGCTACGTGGACGGCGCGTTCGTCTTCAACCCCACCGTGCAGCAGATGAACGGCGAAAGCACGCTCAACCTCGTGTTCGCCGCCTCGCGCGACGCCGTGGTCATGGTCGAGGGCGGCGGCCAGTTCGTGTCCGAGGACATGCTGGCCGATGCCCTGGAATGGGGGCACAACAGCGTGCAGCCCTTGATCGACCTCCAGGAGGAACTGCGCGAGAAGGCCGGCAAGCCCAAGATCGCCTTCGTCCCGCCGACCCCCATCGAAGAGCTGGAAAAGCTCGTCCATGCGACGGCAGAGGCCGGGCTCAAGGAAGCCTTCGCCATCAAGGACAAGATGCCACGCCGCGAGGCCCGAAAGGCCGTCAAGCAGGCCGTCGTCGAAGCCGTGGTCGCCGCCTTCCCGGACGAACCGACCTACAAGGCCAAGGCCGGCGACATCCTTGCGGACATGGAGAAGAAGCTGCTGCGGACGCTGATCAAGGAAACCGGCATCCGCCTCGACGGCCGCGACACCAAGACCGTGCGCCCCATCGGCATCGAGGTGGGGGTTTTGCCCCGCACCCACGGTTCGACCATCTTCGCCCGGGGCGAGACCAAATCCCTGTGCGTGGCCACGTTGGGCTCCACCGGCGACGAGCAGAAAATCGAAACGCTCAACGGCGAGACCTACAAGCGTTTCATGCTCCACTACAACTTCCCGCCCTACTGCGTGGGCGAGGTCAAGCCCATGCGCGGCCCGTCGCGCCGTGAAATCGGCCACGGGGCCCTGGCCGAGCGCTCCATCCTGCCCGTGCTGCCCGGCGCCGACGAGTTCCCCTTCACCATGCGCGTGGTCTCCCAGGTGATGGAGTCCAACGGCTCCTCGTCCATGGCTTCGGTGTGCGGCGCGTCGCTGGCGCTCATGGACGCCGGCGTCCCGGTCAAGGAACCCGTGGCCGGCATCGCCATGGGACTGATCAAGGAAGGCGACGATTTCCTGGTCCTGACCGACATCCTCGGCGACGAGGACGCCATGGGCGACATGGACTTCAAGGTCGCCGGCACGGCCAACGGCGTCACCGGCATCCAGATGGACATCAAGATCACCGGCATTCCCCAGGCCGTCATGCGCCAGGCGCTGTCCCAGGCCAAGGAAGCCCGGCTGCACATCCTCGGCCGCATGGCCGAGGTGCTCGCCGCGCCGCGCGCCGAGCTCTCGCCGCTGGCGCCGCAGCTCGAGGTGGTCAACATCAATCCGGAAAAAATCCGCGAAGTGATCGGCCCCGGCGGCAAGAACATCAAGGCCATCACGGCCGACACCGGCGCGTCCATCGACATCGAGGACTCGGGCAAGATCTCCATCTTCGCCCCCACCCTCGATTCCCTGGCCAAGGCCAAGGAGCGCGTGCTGTTTTATGACCAGCACGCCGACGTCGGCGCCAACTACAAGGGCATCGTCCGCAAGGTCATCGACTGCGGCGCGATCATCGAGATCCTGCCCGGCCTCGAAGGCCTGTGCCACGTGTCCCAGCTCGACGTCGAGCGGGTGGCCAGCCCGGCCGACGTGGTCAAGCTCGGCCAGGAGATCGAGGTCAAGGTCCTCGAGGAGGAGCCCTCGGGCCGCATCCGCCTGTCGCGCAAGGCCGTGCTCAACGAAGAGCGCGGCATCCCCTACGATCCGGCCGATTACGCCAAGACCGGCGCCCCGCGTCGCCCCGGCGGCGACCGTGACCGGCGCGGCGGCGACCGTCGCGGCGGATTCGACCGCGACCGCGGCGGCCGGGATCGCGGCCCTCGCGACCGCGACTAG